A genomic stretch from Georgenia muralis includes:
- a CDS encoding MMPL family transporter, with amino-acid sequence MAALLHRIGRWSARHHWSVVVAWLLVIAVAGTGAVVLGKPLGNDFTIPGSRFQEVLDELEREIPEASGVIGTVTFSTEDGFTEDQRAAVADVTEEWSAIDGVIEATDPFEVQAQLDGTGEQLAQGREAIEAGRAELEAGRAELAAGQEQVDAGRAEAEAGAAELDAAQAQLDEQAAQLEAGRAMMPAEQIAAAEQQLAAGQAQVDAGRAELAAGNAQLDAAQAEIDTGLGRLEQGEADLTAGEAELDQGERLAALTDGVRQVSENGTVAMAQIRFDAVGGGTLPAEVTEAVQEIGADLEGTGVEVDYSTEVVSDVSSVMGPGEAIGLVIAAIVLLVMLGSLLAAGLPLLVAAVGVAVGIGGALALSAVVEMTSVTPALALMLGLAVGIDYSLFILNRHRIQLSGGMARTDSIALATGTAGNAVTFAGMTVVIALAALTVTGIPFLAVMGLVAAATVVVAVLAAITLTPALLSLLGERVLPRRRRGAARAAGERRAARAAHPAGAATAEPTGSRRESRPSRSWGAVVQRYPWLAIVGVVVLAGVLASPVQQLRLGLPDGSAEPADSTAYRTYDLIRDNFGAGANGPLIVVATPDEVPADDAAVTTVQLDVAEDLAGVEGVEYVVPFGVSEDRSTLAFQLVPAEGPSTESTVDLVHRLDDAAPVIGEARGATLGLTGQTVANIDISERLADALPVYLAVVIGLSLVLLLLVFRSIWVPLLATAGFLLSLAAAFGGIVATYQLGIGSGIFGVHEPGPILSFLPIILIGVLFGLAMDYQVFLVSAIRESYVHGENVRAAVVSGFDHSARVVTAAAIIMVSVFGGFIFAELTMIRPIGFGLALGVLVDAFLLRMTLTPAVLSLLGERAWWLPRWLDRALPDVDVEGAKLERSLGIDDGEQPHAVAQPAPVR; translated from the coding sequence GTGGCCGCCCTGCTGCACCGGATCGGACGCTGGAGCGCCCGGCACCACTGGAGCGTCGTCGTCGCCTGGCTGCTCGTCATCGCCGTGGCCGGCACCGGCGCCGTCGTGCTCGGCAAGCCCCTCGGCAACGACTTCACCATCCCCGGCAGCCGCTTCCAGGAGGTGCTGGACGAGCTCGAGCGCGAGATCCCCGAGGCCTCCGGCGTCATCGGCACCGTGACGTTCTCCACCGAGGACGGCTTCACCGAGGACCAGAGGGCCGCGGTCGCCGACGTCACCGAGGAGTGGTCGGCCATCGACGGTGTCATCGAGGCCACCGACCCCTTCGAGGTCCAGGCCCAGCTCGACGGCACCGGCGAGCAGCTCGCCCAGGGCCGCGAGGCGATCGAGGCCGGCCGCGCCGAGCTCGAGGCCGGGCGGGCCGAGCTGGCCGCCGGTCAGGAGCAGGTCGACGCCGGACGGGCCGAGGCCGAGGCCGGTGCCGCCGAGCTCGACGCCGCCCAGGCCCAGCTCGACGAGCAGGCCGCCCAGCTCGAGGCCGGGCGCGCGATGATGCCCGCCGAGCAGATCGCGGCCGCCGAGCAGCAGCTCGCCGCCGGACAGGCGCAGGTCGACGCCGGCCGGGCCGAGCTCGCGGCCGGCAACGCCCAGCTCGACGCCGCCCAGGCGGAGATCGACACGGGCCTGGGCCGGCTCGAGCAGGGTGAGGCCGACCTCACCGCCGGCGAGGCCGAGCTCGACCAGGGCGAGCGGCTCGCCGCGCTGACCGACGGCGTGCGCCAGGTGTCCGAGAACGGCACCGTGGCCATGGCGCAGATCCGCTTCGACGCCGTCGGGGGCGGCACGCTGCCCGCCGAGGTCACCGAGGCGGTCCAGGAGATCGGTGCGGACCTCGAGGGGACCGGCGTCGAGGTGGACTACTCCACCGAGGTCGTCTCCGACGTCTCCAGCGTCATGGGCCCCGGCGAGGCCATCGGCCTGGTCATCGCCGCGATCGTCCTGCTCGTCATGCTCGGCTCCCTCCTGGCCGCCGGGCTGCCGCTGCTCGTCGCCGCGGTGGGCGTCGCCGTCGGCATCGGCGGGGCCCTGGCGCTCAGCGCCGTCGTCGAGATGACCAGCGTGACCCCGGCGCTGGCGCTCATGCTCGGCCTCGCGGTCGGCATCGACTACTCCCTGTTCATCCTCAACCGCCACCGCATCCAGCTCTCGGGCGGTATGGCGCGGACCGACTCGATCGCCCTGGCCACCGGCACCGCGGGCAACGCGGTGACGTTCGCGGGCATGACGGTCGTCATCGCGCTCGCGGCGCTGACCGTCACGGGCATCCCCTTCCTCGCGGTCATGGGCCTCGTCGCGGCCGCGACCGTCGTCGTCGCGGTGCTCGCGGCGATCACCCTGACCCCGGCGCTGCTCTCGCTGCTCGGGGAGCGCGTCCTGCCGCGACGTCGGCGTGGTGCGGCGCGGGCCGCCGGGGAGCGTCGCGCGGCGAGGGCGGCTCACCCCGCCGGCGCGGCGACGGCGGAGCCCACCGGCTCGCGGCGCGAGAGCCGTCCGAGCCGGAGCTGGGGCGCCGTCGTCCAGCGGTACCCGTGGCTGGCGATCGTCGGCGTCGTCGTCCTCGCTGGGGTGCTCGCCAGCCCGGTCCAGCAGCTGCGCCTGGGCCTGCCCGACGGCAGCGCCGAGCCCGCGGACTCCACCGCGTACCGCACCTACGACCTCATCCGCGACAACTTCGGCGCCGGTGCCAACGGTCCGCTCATCGTCGTCGCGACTCCGGATGAAGTGCCCGCCGACGACGCCGCGGTGACCACGGTCCAGCTCGACGTCGCCGAGGACCTCGCCGGCGTCGAGGGCGTGGAGTACGTGGTCCCGTTCGGGGTGAGCGAGGACCGCTCCACCCTGGCCTTCCAGCTCGTGCCGGCCGAGGGGCCCTCGACCGAGTCGACCGTGGACCTCGTGCACCGGCTCGACGACGCCGCGCCCGTCATCGGTGAGGCGCGCGGGGCCACGCTGGGCCTGACGGGGCAGACCGTGGCGAACATCGACATCTCCGAGCGTCTCGCCGACGCGCTGCCGGTGTACCTGGCCGTCGTCATCGGGCTGTCGCTGGTGCTCCTGCTGCTGGTGTTCCGCTCGATCTGGGTGCCGCTGCTCGCGACCGCGGGCTTCCTGCTCTCCCTCGCCGCGGCGTTCGGAGGCATCGTGGCCACCTACCAGCTCGGGATCGGCTCGGGGATCTTCGGGGTCCACGAGCCCGGACCGATCCTCAGCTTCCTGCCGATCATCCTCATCGGCGTGCTGTTCGGCCTGGCGATGGACTACCAGGTGTTCCTCGTCTCGGCGATCCGCGAGTCGTACGTGCACGGCGAGAACGTCCGCGCCGCGGTGGTCAGCGGGTTCGACCACAGCGCCCGGGTGGTCACCGCGGCCGCGATCATCATGGTCTCGGTCTTCGGCGGGTTCATCTTCGCCGAGCTGACGATGATCCGGCCGATCGGGTTCGGGTTGGCCCTCGGCGTCCTGGTCGACGCCTTCCTCTTGCGGATGACGCTCACCCCGGCGGTGCTGAGCCTGCTCGGGGAGCGGGCGTGGTGGCTGCCGCGCTGGCTCGACCGGGCGCTGCCCGACGTCGACGTCGAGGGGGCCAAGCTCGAGCGGTCGCTCGGGATCGACGACGGCGAGCAGCCGCACGCCGTGGCGCAGCCGGCGCCGGTGCGCTGA
- a CDS encoding TetR/AcrR family transcriptional regulator encodes MTVEPAAGRRELNKARTRQALLDAVKELSRERGVDRVTVDDIADRAGVSRRTFFNYFAGIEGAVAEATAAPVQRLVEAFLRQPRAGDPLAAIIAAVRESPVDEGLLGWQPADPAAAEDAAGHRAHLRLWQHHEDWLAGVLAERLDDDDPLRARTLAATVMTLFETVERSWRVRSAGMSDADAVALFNADLTCALEHARAGWRTA; translated from the coding sequence ATGACGGTCGAGCCGGCTGCCGGGCGCCGCGAGCTCAACAAGGCGCGCACCCGCCAGGCGCTCCTCGACGCCGTCAAGGAGCTGAGCCGCGAGCGCGGTGTCGACCGCGTGACGGTGGACGACATCGCCGACCGGGCCGGCGTCTCTCGCCGGACGTTCTTCAACTACTTCGCCGGCATCGAGGGCGCCGTCGCCGAGGCGACCGCCGCTCCCGTCCAGCGGCTGGTCGAGGCGTTCCTGCGCCAGCCCCGGGCCGGCGACCCGCTCGCCGCGATCATCGCCGCGGTCCGCGAGTCCCCCGTCGACGAGGGCCTGCTCGGTTGGCAGCCCGCCGACCCCGCGGCCGCCGAGGACGCGGCGGGACACCGCGCCCACCTGCGGCTGTGGCAGCACCACGAGGACTGGCTCGCCGGCGTCCTCGCCGAGCGGCTCGACGACGACGACCCGCTGCGCGCCCGGACCCTCGCAGCCACCGTCATGACCCTCTTCGAGACGGTCGAGCGGTCCTGGCGCGTACGGAGCGCCGGGATGTCCGACGCCGACGCCGTCGCGCTGTTCAACGCCGACCTCACGTGCGCGCTCGAGCACGCCCGCGCCGGGTGGCGAACCGCCTGA
- a CDS encoding YkvA family protein gives MPEWLSSAWPVLAGLAGALLVLWLVLLVSLWLTKPDEIRLREAVRLLPDVLRLLRRLVGDTSLPRGVHLRLVLLLAYLALPFDLVPDFIPVLGYADDVIVVALVLRSVVRAAGPEALERHWPGTPEGLVTIRRLVRV, from the coding sequence ATGCCGGAGTGGTTGAGCAGCGCGTGGCCGGTTCTTGCCGGCCTGGCAGGCGCCCTGCTCGTGCTGTGGCTGGTCCTGCTCGTCTCGCTCTGGCTCACGAAGCCGGACGAGATCCGCCTGCGCGAGGCCGTCCGCCTGCTCCCCGACGTGCTGCGGCTCCTGAGACGCCTCGTGGGCGACACCTCGCTCCCCCGCGGCGTCCACCTTCGCCTCGTGCTGCTCCTCGCCTACCTCGCCCTGCCGTTCGACCTCGTCCCGGACTTCATCCCCGTCCTCGGCTACGCGGACGACGTGATCGTCGTCGCCCTCGTACTGCGCTCGGTCGTCCGCGCGGCCGGCCCAGAAGCACTGGAGCGGCACTGGCCGGGGACTCCCGAGGGCCTCGTCACGATCCGCCGACTCGTCCGGGTCTGA